The following coding sequences are from one Mesorhizobium onobrychidis window:
- a CDS encoding YciI family protein: protein MRFMSFVTSAHAGPPTAELIEAMNKLADREIKAGRMVDMGGLTPVAMGAQVRIADGKLSVIDGPFVEAKEVIGGYAIMEFRNKEEAVASAVEFMQLHKDFMPDWEGTCEVRAFAGP from the coding sequence ATGCGCTTCATGTCGTTCGTCACTTCCGCCCACGCCGGACCGCCAACGGCGGAACTCATCGAGGCGATGAACAAGCTCGCCGACCGGGAAATCAAGGCCGGCCGCATGGTCGACATGGGCGGGCTCACGCCGGTCGCGATGGGCGCGCAGGTGCGCATCGCCGATGGGAAGCTCAGCGTGATCGATGGCCCGTTCGTCGAGGCGAAGGAGGTCATCGGGGGCTACGCGATCATGGAGTTCCGGAACAAGGAAGAGGCTGTGGCGTCGGCGGTCGAGTTCATGCAGCTCCACAAGGATTTCATGCCGGATTGGGAGGGCACGTGCGAGGTCCGCGCGTTTGCCGGCCCTTGA
- a CDS encoding adenylate/guanylate cyclase domain-containing protein, translating into MHGLPREVRSWIYNFFYNEHSVAYLKIDAQHCIAAKGGSVEHYGLSSLRIGKPVAEQLEFMEGLLPCPELPYHMAMVELPSGRVADLHLFADNACVWLLFLDATAERDNRQRLQQKAYEMTLLQERERQLNEKLQLTNEALRQSQEGLSREYQRAESLLLNILPASIAERLKADEQIADNHADVSVLFADIVGFTERARSVGAETTLAILNYFFKAADLLSERYGCEKIKTIGDCVMVVAGLPVARSDHAEALAHYALELRKAVKRERFAGEPIRLRIGIHSGPIVAGVIGKRRFAYDLWGETVNLAARIQTSAEPDEIRISDATRKLLGPDFACDPLAETELRGTGRVRMWRLPA; encoded by the coding sequence ATGCATGGATTGCCAAGAGAAGTCAGAAGCTGGATTTACAATTTCTTCTACAACGAGCACTCTGTCGCATATCTGAAAATTGACGCCCAGCATTGCATAGCTGCGAAGGGCGGTAGTGTTGAACATTACGGCCTCTCATCACTTCGCATTGGTAAGCCTGTTGCCGAGCAGCTTGAATTCATGGAAGGTTTGCTGCCTTGCCCGGAGCTTCCATATCATATGGCCATGGTCGAACTGCCCAGCGGGCGTGTCGCGGACCTTCATCTTTTTGCTGACAATGCCTGCGTATGGCTGCTCTTTCTTGACGCCACTGCCGAACGCGACAATAGGCAGCGGCTTCAACAGAAGGCTTATGAAATGACACTCCTGCAAGAGAGGGAGCGTCAACTCAACGAAAAATTACAATTGACGAACGAGGCGTTGAGGCAGAGCCAAGAGGGATTGTCGCGTGAATACCAGCGCGCCGAAAGCCTACTCCTCAACATTCTTCCGGCGTCGATCGCGGAGCGGTTAAAAGCGGACGAACAAATTGCAGACAACCATGCTGACGTGAGTGTGCTTTTTGCCGACATCGTCGGCTTTACGGAAAGAGCGCGGAGCGTCGGAGCCGAGACAACGCTCGCTATTCTAAATTACTTCTTCAAGGCGGCGGATCTGCTCTCGGAACGATACGGCTGCGAAAAGATCAAGACAATCGGCGATTGTGTGATGGTGGTCGCTGGCCTGCCCGTCGCGCGATCCGATCATGCTGAAGCCCTTGCGCACTATGCACTTGAACTGCGGAAGGCGGTTAAGCGCGAACGCTTCGCAGGAGAACCGATAAGACTCAGAATTGGAATTCACTCAGGGCCAATCGTCGCGGGCGTCATAGGCAAAAGGCGGTTTGCCTATGACCTGTGGGGCGAGACCGTTAATCTCGCCGCACGTATTCAAACGTCCGCAGAGCCCGATGAAATCCGTATTTCGGATGCAACTCGCAAACTGCTTGGACCAGATTTTGCTTGCGACCCACTCGCGGAAACGGAATTGCGTGGTACAGGTCGTGTGCGAATGTGGCGGCTCCCGGCCTGA
- a CDS encoding Rab family GTPase, producing the protein MQKKICMLGGFAVGKTSLVRRFVQSIFSETYLTTVGVKIDKKSVVLPDKTVDLILWDLAGEDDIGSFRVSYVRGASGLVLVVDGTRAATLAVALTLRERAEAEFGAMPFVLLLNKSDLADRWAISDNEINELRQLGWQIYLTSALSGEHVDDAFRQLASMVTK; encoded by the coding sequence TTGCAAAAGAAGATCTGCATGTTGGGCGGGTTCGCTGTCGGAAAGACGAGTCTGGTTCGCAGGTTTGTGCAAAGCATCTTTTCAGAAACCTACTTGACCACGGTGGGAGTGAAAATCGACAAGAAGAGTGTTGTATTGCCGGATAAAACCGTGGATCTGATCTTGTGGGATTTGGCCGGCGAAGACGATATCGGCTCGTTCCGCGTCAGCTATGTGCGAGGCGCGAGCGGGCTTGTGCTTGTCGTCGATGGAACCCGCGCCGCTACCCTAGCGGTGGCGCTCACGCTGCGCGAGCGGGCCGAGGCCGAATTCGGCGCTATGCCGTTCGTATTGCTGTTGAACAAATCCGATCTGGCCGATCGGTGGGCAATATCGGATAATGAGATTAACGAACTGAGGCAACTTGGATGGCAAATCTATCTAACAAGTGCGCTTTCGGGTGAACATGTTGACGATGCGTTTCGTCAGCTTGCTTCGATGGTCACCAAATAG
- a CDS encoding OmpA family protein produces MTSTVDPISLPQRAASNDTEIDREALASLLVEIARNVDPDYRARFHGVPTADPRMETLRQLLVGREISELSRVTQLLDEPEQLAAAVGGVLPSAAARAPHAQLGEALAPAVERAVQRSIQKSPRTLTDILYPVFLPAIRKSIGEKIDQTFQSLNETLRHIFTWHGLKWRFEAWRTGASFSEVVLKHSLVYRVEHVFLINRNSGLLIAHVTADNATSEDPQLISSMLSAIQDFVKDSFNEKEQSGLDTIRFGELRLWSEVGPFATLVAVIRGNPPEELHEIVRDVLLRIHDECSQALEQFDGDSSQLAGVETQLQTCVELKQEDSNQGFPWLVVAAVLLVLIPAGGWLLLSWQSGQRWQAYVSRLEVQPGIIVAQQTARGGQFYIAGLRDPLAADPQSLLSGTQVDPARVHSQWQFYQSLEPEFVLKRLTASLAPPKSVRLSIVEDRIVAEGEAPDTWIDRARVAARQLSAGGPVFDISKVRDVSPEARAAEHWQTYVSRLEVQPGIIVAQQTARGGQFYIAGLRDPLAADPQSLLSGTQVDPARVHSQWQFYQSLEPEFVLKRLTASLAPPKSVRLSIVEDRIVAEGEAPDTWIDRARVAARQLSAGGPVFDISKVRDVSPEARAAEHWQTYVSRLEVQPGIIVAQQTARGGQFYIAGLRDPLAADPQSLLSGTQVDPARVHSQWQFYQSLEPEFVLKRLTASLAPPKSVRLSIVEDRIVAEGEAPDTWIDRARAAARQLSAGGPEFDISKVRDVSPEARAAEHWQHYVSRLEAQPGIIVAQQTARGGHFYISGLRDPQAADPQALLSGTGVDPARVHSQWQFYQSLDPKFVLKRLVASLTPPKSVRLMIIKDRIVVVGEAPAAWINRARVAAQQLSADGLTLEISELRELTPQELTHLREAIQAVDIFFDSGKAVPGPEQLPVLDKLANQLKELAKDARKAGVTAQFMLTGHSDTTGRETAKLSISAARAETVRALLKQRGVDPELLLVRGAGTFEPAETENSRTGSSANRRVSVTVNFH; encoded by the coding sequence TTGACGTCGACCGTCGACCCAATCAGCCTTCCTCAAAGAGCAGCTTCGAACGATACAGAGATTGATCGCGAGGCGCTGGCTAGTCTTTTGGTCGAAATTGCCCGGAACGTCGATCCGGACTATCGTGCGCGTTTCCACGGAGTTCCAACCGCCGATCCTCGCATGGAAACGCTGCGCCAGTTGCTGGTCGGCCGCGAAATTTCGGAGCTTTCACGAGTTACGCAGCTGCTCGACGAACCTGAGCAGCTTGCGGCTGCAGTGGGGGGTGTTCTCCCCAGTGCAGCCGCACGTGCGCCTCATGCGCAACTCGGCGAGGCACTTGCGCCAGCTGTCGAGAGGGCCGTGCAACGGTCCATCCAGAAGAGCCCGCGTACGCTTACGGATATATTATACCCGGTGTTTCTGCCGGCAATTCGCAAGTCGATCGGGGAAAAGATCGATCAGACCTTTCAGTCGCTGAATGAAACTTTAAGACATATATTTACCTGGCATGGGCTCAAGTGGAGATTTGAAGCTTGGAGAACGGGTGCAAGCTTCTCAGAAGTTGTTCTTAAGCATTCGCTTGTCTATCGTGTAGAGCATGTCTTTCTGATTAACCGCAATTCCGGGCTTTTGATAGCGCATGTAACTGCCGATAATGCAACGAGCGAAGATCCGCAACTCATTTCTTCGATGCTTAGCGCAATTCAAGATTTTGTGAAAGACTCATTTAACGAGAAAGAACAGAGCGGCCTGGACACTATCCGTTTTGGGGAGCTTCGTCTCTGGTCAGAAGTTGGACCGTTTGCGACCTTGGTTGCGGTGATCCGGGGAAATCCGCCAGAGGAATTACATGAAATAGTTCGCGATGTGTTGCTTCGCATCCATGATGAATGCTCACAGGCTTTAGAGCAGTTTGACGGCGACAGTTCGCAGTTGGCCGGCGTAGAGACGCAGTTGCAGACCTGCGTTGAACTGAAGCAGGAGGACTCTAACCAGGGATTTCCGTGGCTGGTGGTGGCTGCTGTCCTGCTGGTTTTGATTCCGGCAGGCGGTTGGCTCCTTCTTTCCTGGCAATCCGGGCAGCGCTGGCAGGCCTATGTGTCGCGACTTGAGGTCCAACCGGGAATCATCGTCGCCCAACAAACGGCGAGGGGCGGACAATTCTATATTGCCGGCCTGAGAGACCCGCTTGCCGCCGACCCGCAGTCGCTGTTGTCCGGAACGCAGGTCGATCCCGCCCGCGTTCATTCACAGTGGCAATTCTATCAGAGCCTTGAGCCGGAGTTCGTGTTGAAGCGGCTAACGGCGTCGCTGGCTCCGCCGAAATCGGTTCGGCTTTCGATCGTCGAGGATCGCATCGTTGCCGAGGGTGAGGCTCCCGACACCTGGATAGATCGGGCACGCGTAGCGGCCCGACAGCTTTCGGCAGGCGGACCGGTATTCGACATCTCCAAGGTTCGTGATGTGAGCCCCGAAGCACGCGCGGCGGAGCACTGGCAGACTTATGTGTCGCGACTTGAGGTCCAACCGGGAATCATCGTCGCCCAACAAACGGCGAGGGGCGGACAATTCTATATTGCCGGCCTGAGAGACCCGCTTGCCGCCGACCCGCAGTCGCTGTTGTCCGGAACGCAGGTCGATCCCGCCCGCGTTCATTCACAGTGGCAATTCTATCAGAGCCTTGAGCCGGAGTTCGTGTTGAAGCGGCTAACGGCGTCGCTGGCTCCGCCGAAATCGGTTCGGCTTTCGATCGTCGAGGATCGCATCGTTGCCGAGGGTGAGGCTCCCGACACCTGGATAGATCGGGCACGCGTAGCGGCCCGACAGCTTTCGGCAGGCGGACCGGTATTCGACATCTCCAAGGTTCGTGATGTGAGCCCCGAAGCACGCGCGGCGGAGCACTGGCAGACTTATGTGTCGCGACTTGAGGTCCAACCGGGAATCATCGTCGCCCAACAAACGGCGAGGGGCGGACAATTCTATATTGCCGGCCTGAGAGACCCGCTTGCCGCCGACCCGCAGTCGCTGTTGTCCGGAACGCAGGTCGATCCCGCCCGCGTTCATTCACAGTGGCAATTCTATCAGAGCCTTGAGCCGGAGTTCGTGTTGAAGCGGCTAACGGCGTCGCTGGCTCCGCCGAAATCGGTTCGGCTTTCGATCGTCGAGGATCGCATCGTTGCCGAGGGTGAGGCTCCCGACACCTGGATAGATCGGGCGCGCGCAGCGGCCCGACAGCTTTCGGCAGGCGGACCGGAATTCGACATCTCCAAGGTTCGTGATGTGAGCCCCGAAGCACGCGCGGCGGAGCACTGGCAGCATTATGTGTCGCGACTTGAGGCCCAACCGGGAATCATCGTCGCCCAACAAACGGCGAGGGGCGGACACTTCTATATTTCCGGCCTGAGAGACCCACAGGCCGCCGACCCGCAGGCTCTGCTGTCCGGAACAGGGGTTGATCCTGCTCGCGTTCATTCGCAGTGGCAATTCTATCAGAGCCTTGATCCGAAGTTCGTGCTGAAGCGGCTGGTGGCGTCGCTGACTCCGCCGAAATCGGTTCGGCTTATGATCATCAAGGATCGCATCGTTGTCGTGGGTGAAGCTCCTGCCGCCTGGATAAACCGGGCGCGGGTCGCCGCCCAACAGCTGTCCGCGGACGGACTCACTCTAGAAATCTCCGAGCTGCGTGAGTTGACCCCTCAGGAACTCACTCATTTGAGGGAGGCTATTCAAGCGGTCGACATTTTCTTCGATTCTGGCAAGGCTGTACCGGGACCAGAGCAACTGCCGGTTCTCGACAAATTGGCGAATCAGTTGAAGGAATTGGCCAAGGACGCCCGCAAGGCAGGCGTAACAGCACAGTTCATGTTGACCGGCCATTCGGACACGACGGGCCGTGAAACGGCCAAGTTGTCGATCAGCGCCGCCCGCGCGGAGACAGTTCGTGCGCTTCTCAAGCAGCGCGGCGTCGATCCGGAATTGCTCTTGGTTCGCGGCGCGGGCACCTTTGAGCCAGCGGAGACTGAAAATAGCCGAACCGGGAGCTCCGCCAATCGCAGAGTTTCGGTTACGGTAAACTTCCACTAG
- a CDS encoding trifunctional glycosyltransferase/class I SAM-dependent methyltransferase/polysaccharide deacetylase, whose amino-acid sequence MAHNPLVSIVVPAHNAEATLARALDCLLDQEIMDWEAIVVDDASTDATAAIVVGYVEHDARFRTLSSCAYSAAGARNSGISTARGRWLMFLDADDWVDAGFLAKMLAALEAAPDAVAAYCGSRRVMPDGELTPSSIPTEVAIQPFETFARRCAIRTHALLVDRKTIVELGGFDVSLRTCEDWDLWQRLSRLGKRWVMVDEPLAFYRTSPNSLTRNSTQMLADAEIVIARGFSPDPRVKQPASAHANGAIEANGRTASEALAWFALWNAASDCGCGRRSISPQTLRALPAGRKWAREIAKVAFDGLMVGSLSVPAQLAARWDRFGGSLTELITELGKVWDDPVAGRRVQYHLEEMLLDFDDLAAPRRLARTLGIRVDIRNPTSIELPEGIDQIYAYLMMDGQIEAVVQFGVLGKVTRRHWIELTRDFVPPGRLIHSAARLARRSPVHAPQQGAGADNSNMFAAEALLSIAGRRSDRDSHFGKLARLAAEARGLVRSSAEATEPLAAPRRASAADGHDNDRTSFWNRRFATEDPWNYGSSYEQEKYERQLEILPAGPIGRALELACAEGHFTRQLAPRVGHLTATDISAVAIGRAGARCSDQPNVEFGVLDFMADTLPGEMDLIFCSEVLYYLDDLAELQRFAKKVVEALAPGGSFISAHAFVLRDNPERTGFDWNTFGAQAISETLAGTEGLVLEQSIQTELYRIDRFRRLSPGDVATEPKVDHVPIRARIEMGVARKIVWGGARALRRDVARSERRQRIPVLMYHSVADDGPAALARFRCTPALFGSQMAWLRANGFHAIASEQLEGSIANRQPFVGRPVLITFDDGFQNFADHAWPILRANDLTAEVFLVTDLVGESAQWDAHSGPPTPLMDAGTVRRLAGEGAFFGSHMATHRAIDGLSSSDLAAELLRSRMFIERWTGRPTTAFAAPFSVTDRRLGRLAKECGYRIGFGGRHGPADLDCDPIDLPRIEIRGDRSLDDFVARVEAVLE is encoded by the coding sequence GTGGCGCATAATCCCTTGGTTTCAATCGTGGTTCCTGCGCACAACGCGGAGGCAACGCTGGCGCGCGCACTCGATTGCCTTCTCGATCAGGAAATAATGGACTGGGAGGCGATCGTCGTCGACGACGCCTCCACGGACGCCACCGCCGCGATTGTTGTCGGTTATGTGGAGCACGATGCCCGGTTTCGGACGTTGAGCTCTTGCGCGTATAGCGCCGCCGGCGCGCGCAATAGCGGGATTTCGACAGCGCGCGGACGCTGGCTCATGTTCCTGGATGCGGACGATTGGGTTGACGCCGGCTTCCTTGCGAAAATGCTGGCCGCACTTGAAGCCGCGCCCGATGCGGTCGCCGCCTATTGCGGTTCCCGGCGCGTGATGCCCGATGGCGAACTCACCCCGTCGAGCATCCCGACGGAGGTTGCTATCCAGCCCTTCGAAACATTCGCGCGCCGGTGCGCCATCCGCACTCACGCGCTGCTCGTCGACCGGAAGACAATTGTCGAGTTGGGCGGCTTCGATGTTTCGCTGCGCACCTGCGAGGACTGGGATCTGTGGCAGCGCCTGTCACGTCTAGGCAAACGTTGGGTGATGGTCGACGAGCCGCTCGCTTTCTATCGAACCAGCCCCAACTCGCTCACCCGCAATTCGACGCAGATGCTGGCCGATGCGGAAATCGTGATCGCCCGCGGCTTTTCTCCTGATCCCAGGGTCAAACAGCCAGCATCGGCTCACGCCAATGGAGCGATCGAGGCGAACGGCCGCACCGCTTCCGAAGCACTCGCGTGGTTCGCGTTGTGGAACGCCGCGTCGGATTGCGGCTGCGGCCGCCGCTCGATCAGCCCGCAGACCCTGCGCGCGCTCCCGGCAGGACGTAAGTGGGCGCGTGAGATCGCCAAGGTGGCCTTCGATGGCCTTATGGTAGGAAGCCTATCGGTGCCAGCGCAATTGGCTGCCAGGTGGGACAGGTTCGGCGGCTCCCTCACCGAGTTGATCACCGAACTCGGCAAGGTCTGGGACGATCCCGTCGCGGGCCGCCGCGTCCAGTATCACCTTGAGGAAATGCTTCTCGACTTCGACGATCTTGCCGCGCCGCGCAGGCTGGCGCGGACGCTTGGAATTCGCGTCGATATTCGAAATCCGACCTCGATCGAACTTCCGGAAGGAATCGATCAAATTTATGCCTATCTGATGATGGATGGTCAGATCGAGGCTGTCGTGCAGTTCGGCGTACTCGGGAAAGTGACAAGGCGCCATTGGATTGAATTGACCCGGGATTTCGTGCCCCCTGGGCGGCTTATACACAGTGCCGCGCGGCTTGCGAGGCGATCTCCTGTACATGCCCCGCAACAGGGCGCCGGTGCCGACAACTCAAACATGTTTGCAGCCGAGGCATTGTTGTCCATCGCGGGACGCCGGTCTGATCGGGACAGCCACTTCGGCAAACTCGCGCGGTTGGCCGCGGAAGCGCGGGGGCTGGTTCGGTCGAGCGCCGAAGCTACAGAGCCGCTTGCAGCGCCGCGCCGTGCATCGGCCGCGGATGGGCACGACAATGATCGCACGTCGTTCTGGAATCGCCGTTTCGCGACCGAGGATCCCTGGAACTACGGTTCGTCCTATGAGCAGGAAAAATATGAGCGGCAGCTCGAAATTCTGCCTGCCGGTCCGATCGGACGGGCGCTTGAGCTGGCCTGCGCGGAGGGGCACTTCACGCGGCAGCTGGCGCCGCGAGTGGGCCATTTGACCGCAACTGACATCTCCGCCGTAGCCATCGGGCGAGCGGGCGCGCGATGCAGCGATCAGCCGAATGTTGAGTTCGGCGTACTGGATTTCATGGCGGATACGCTGCCGGGTGAGATGGATCTGATCTTCTGTTCGGAAGTGCTCTACTACCTGGATGATCTCGCCGAGTTGCAACGCTTCGCCAAAAAAGTCGTTGAGGCGTTGGCGCCTGGCGGCAGCTTCATCAGCGCGCACGCATTCGTGCTACGTGACAATCCTGAGAGGACGGGCTTCGACTGGAACACATTCGGTGCACAAGCGATCTCGGAGACGCTCGCAGGGACCGAAGGCCTCGTCCTCGAGCAATCGATCCAGACCGAGCTCTATCGCATAGACCGCTTCCGCCGCCTGTCACCAGGCGACGTGGCGACGGAACCGAAGGTTGATCATGTGCCAATCCGCGCGCGCATCGAAATGGGGGTCGCGCGAAAAATCGTCTGGGGCGGGGCGCGGGCCTTGCGCCGCGACGTCGCACGCAGCGAGCGGCGGCAGCGTATCCCGGTCCTCATGTATCACAGCGTCGCCGATGATGGTCCGGCCGCGCTCGCCCGTTTTCGGTGCACGCCCGCCTTATTCGGCAGCCAGATGGCATGGCTGCGCGCCAATGGCTTTCACGCGATTGCGTCCGAGCAGCTGGAAGGGTCTATCGCCAACCGCCAGCCTTTCGTTGGCCGCCCGGTGCTCATCACCTTCGATGACGGCTTCCAGAACTTTGCCGACCATGCCTGGCCGATCTTGCGCGCGAACGACCTGACCGCGGAAGTGTTCCTGGTGACGGACTTGGTGGGTGAAAGCGCACAGTGGGACGCCCACAGCGGTCCGCCGACGCCGCTTATGGACGCCGGGACGGTGCGACGCCTCGCCGGCGAAGGTGCGTTCTTCGGAAGCCATATGGCGACGCATCGCGCGATCGATGGTCTGTCGAGCTCTGACTTGGCCGCCGAGCTCCTGCGCTCTCGTATGTTCATCGAACGGTGGACCGGTCGGCCAACCACGGCGTTCGCGGCACCCTTTTCTGTCACCGACCGACGGCTTGGCAGGCTGGCCAAGGAGTGCGGCTATCGAATCGGCTTCGGCGGCAGACACGGGCCGGCGGACCTCGATTGCGATCCCATCGACCTTCCGCGCATCGAGATTCGCGGGGATCGCTCGCTCGATGACTTTGTTGCCAGGGTCGAGGCCGTGCTCGAATGA
- a CDS encoding redoxin domain-containing protein translates to MSARSDLVPLQPGDRAPNLVLDAITHEGKIALDDFRGQKPVLVGLFRGLHCAFCRRHIAAQARLDPELREKGVESLTVVNTPIERARLYFRYHPIPNLLAASDPERASHRAFGLPNLEFTQNETNWPYKVSMAAVKDMRVDIPSELPGPMDPIAAGEILDKKDNYEMTEADEQMMATGHGQLVGQFLLDRQGIVRWSFTEVPEGGRYMFGAPNPQELMSAVSQVAQ, encoded by the coding sequence ATGTCCGCGCGTAGTGACTTGGTACCGCTTCAACCGGGCGACCGTGCGCCGAACTTGGTACTCGACGCCATTACCCACGAAGGCAAGATCGCGCTTGACGACTTTCGCGGACAAAAACCGGTTCTGGTCGGCCTGTTTCGAGGTCTGCATTGTGCGTTTTGCCGGCGCCATATCGCCGCCCAGGCGCGGCTTGATCCGGAGCTGCGCGAAAAGGGCGTGGAGAGCCTGACGGTGGTCAACACGCCGATCGAACGGGCGCGTCTCTATTTCCGCTACCACCCGATACCGAATCTGCTCGCGGCCTCCGACCCTGAACGCGCTTCACATCGTGCTTTTGGACTGCCCAATCTCGAATTCACCCAAAACGAGACGAACTGGCCGTACAAGGTCTCGATGGCAGCGGTAAAGGATATGCGGGTCGACATACCAAGCGAGTTGCCCGGTCCTATGGATCCTATTGCGGCCGGCGAAATCCTCGACAAGAAGGACAATTACGAAATGACCGAAGCCGACGAGCAGATGATGGCAACGGGACACGGACAACTGGTCGGTCAGTTCCTGCTGGACCGGCAGGGGATCGTCCGCTGGAGCTTCACGGAGGTTCCAGAGGGTGGGCGATACATGTTTGGGGCGCCAAACCCGCAGGAGCTGATGTCAGCGGTGTCCCAAGTCGCCCAATAG